A single Thermoanaerobacterium sp. RBIITD DNA region contains:
- the ftsH gene encoding ATP-dependent zinc metalloprotease FtsH, which yields MNKTIRGIVIWILIIIALYAIVQLYTDNVKQPRTIDVTELYSQVRRENISGLTISGTTITGTLKDGTAFNSNVPDISSFMQLLTPYIEANKISVKSEPPQNTPWWYSLLPTLFMVVVLIVLWYVFIQQAQGGGGNRVMSFGKSRAKMVTDEKKKVTFNDVAGADEEKEELQEIVEFLKFPKKFLELGARIPKGVLLVGPPGTGKTLLAKAVAGEAGVPFFSISGSDFVEMFVGVGASRVRDLFEQAKKNSPCIIFIDEIDAVGRHRGAGLGGGHDEREQTLNQLLVEMDGFSVNEGIIVIAATNRPDILDPALLRPGRFDRHVTVGVPDIKGREEILKVHSRNKPLAPDVSLKVLARRTPGFTGADIENLMNEAALLTARKGLRQITMVELEEAITRVIAGPEKRSRVISERDKKLVSYHEAGHAVVAKLLPNTPPVHEVTIIPRGRAGGYTMLLPEEDKYYMSKSEMMDEIVHLLGGRVSESLILNDISTGAQNDIERATSIARKMVTEYGMSEKLGPMTFGTDNDEIFIGRDLGRTRNYSEEVQYDIDKEMKKIIDECYKKAETLLKENIDKLHRVAQALMVKEKLNAEEFEKYFNGENINDSEGIEQA from the coding sequence TTGAATAAAACGATCAGAGGTATCGTTATTTGGATACTGATAATAATCGCCTTATATGCAATTGTACAATTATATACTGATAATGTAAAACAACCGAGAACTATTGATGTTACAGAACTTTATAGTCAGGTGAGAAGAGAAAATATTTCGGGGCTGACAATATCTGGAACGACTATTACGGGGACTTTGAAAGACGGGACGGCATTTAACAGCAATGTACCAGATATATCGTCGTTTATGCAATTATTAACGCCATATATCGAAGCAAATAAGATTTCCGTAAAAAGTGAACCACCTCAAAATACACCGTGGTGGTATTCTTTATTGCCAACTCTGTTTATGGTAGTTGTACTCATTGTATTGTGGTATGTATTTATACAGCAGGCACAAGGCGGTGGCGGCAACAGAGTCATGTCATTTGGTAAAAGCCGAGCAAAAATGGTTACGGATGAGAAGAAGAAGGTTACATTTAATGATGTTGCAGGTGCCGATGAAGAGAAAGAGGAACTTCAGGAGATAGTAGAGTTTTTAAAATTCCCAAAGAAGTTTTTAGAGTTAGGTGCACGTATACCAAAGGGCGTATTGCTTGTAGGACCGCCTGGTACAGGAAAAACATTATTAGCTAAAGCCGTTGCTGGTGAAGCAGGTGTACCATTTTTCAGTATAAGTGGTTCTGACTTTGTTGAGATGTTTGTTGGTGTAGGTGCATCAAGAGTAAGGGATCTTTTTGAACAAGCTAAAAAGAATTCTCCATGTATAATATTTATCGATGAAATTGATGCGGTAGGCCGTCATAGAGGTGCTGGTCTTGGTGGTGGCCATGATGAAAGAGAGCAAACCCTTAATCAGTTACTTGTGGAAATGGACGGTTTTAGCGTTAATGAAGGCATTATCGTTATAGCTGCAACAAATAGACCGGATATACTTGATCCGGCGCTCTTAAGGCCGGGAAGATTTGATAGACACGTAACGGTTGGCGTACCGGATATTAAAGGTAGAGAAGAAATATTAAAAGTCCATTCAAGAAATAAACCACTTGCGCCAGATGTATCACTAAAGGTATTAGCAAGGCGTACACCTGGTTTTACAGGTGCGGATATTGAGAATTTAATGAACGAAGCCGCACTTTTGACAGCCAGGAAGGGCTTAAGACAAATAACCATGGTAGAATTAGAGGAAGCCATAACAAGGGTAATAGCAGGACCTGAAAAGAGAAGTAGAGTAATATCTGAGAGGGATAAGAAACTTGTTTCATACCATGAAGCGGGTCATGCTGTTGTTGCAAAACTTCTTCCAAATACACCACCGGTCCATGAAGTGACGATCATTCCGAGAGGTAGAGCTGGTGGATATACGATGCTATTGCCTGAGGAAGATAAATACTACATGTCAAAATCAGAAATGATGGACGAGATAGTACATTTATTAGGCGGCCGTGTTTCAGAAAGCTTGATTTTGAATGATATATCAACAGGTGCGCAAAACGACATTGAAAGAGCTACAAGTATAGCGAGAAAGATGGTAACAGAATACGGCATGAGCGAAAAATTGGGCCCAATGACATTCGGGACAGATAATGATGAAATATTCATAGGGCGTGACTTAGGCAGAACACGTAATTACAGTGAAGAAGTCCAATATGACATAGACAAAGAGATGAAGAAGATCATTGATGAATGCTATAAAAAGGCAGAAACGCTCTTAAAAGAAAATATAGACAAATTACACAGGGTTGCACAAGCATTGATGGTAAAAGAGAAACTTAATGCCGAAGAATTTGAGAAATATTTTAATGGGGAAAATATTAACGATAGCGAAGGAATTGAACAAGCATAG
- a CDS encoding ATP-binding protein — protein MEEMTKSIENFEDIEGSWLYDLVNSSHEFIIIKNFKNDVIYINKFLLRFLGFYEDEVINNYNSFFNNVLLCDARKVGKNIFELNLNSKYGFDIKFKVIDNYLDDENGNKICIIEFLEFIKYTCKTTYDVNIYLNTLYKRFRIVDLIDTGIILLDKNKNIEYMNRAALKLVRTNYSNSFKRNINEIIKRLDSNIDIDEILNKGMMIYRVKDDGNEYHLSIEIANTYDDSLQCLILKDVTEKIKLGEIIEQSEKYNLMGGLAASLIHEIKNSITSIKGFLQLMQMKYKDNHTYFESMLNESDRIIDLTMSYLGVVKNSKSDDKIDLNDAIEKYMLLIDAEAIQRHVKIIKDLNNTPLIKMDYNQLKQILLNIFQNALQAIDKDGKIYLTTRFNSYINKVIIRIADNGCGIDKKDLKKVMMPLFTTKKDGTGLGLSVCKNILDTYGGNIKILSKKGVGTIVKIYLQPLKD, from the coding sequence ATGGAAGAAATGACAAAATCGATAGAGAATTTTGAGGATATTGAGGGTAGTTGGCTATATGATTTAGTGAATTCATCACATGAATTTATTATTATTAAAAACTTTAAAAATGATGTCATATACATTAATAAATTCTTGTTGAGATTCTTAGGTTTCTACGAAGATGAAGTTATAAATAATTATAATTCTTTTTTTAATAATGTTCTTCTTTGTGATGCTAGAAAAGTAGGCAAAAACATTTTTGAATTAAACTTAAATTCAAAATACGGTTTTGATATTAAATTTAAGGTGATTGATAATTATTTAGATGACGAAAATGGCAATAAAATCTGTATCATAGAGTTTTTAGAATTTATTAAATACACTTGTAAAACAACTTATGATGTTAATATATACCTTAATACACTTTATAAAAGGTTTAGAATAGTTGATTTGATCGATACAGGGATAATTTTATTAGATAAAAATAAAAATATAGAATATATGAATAGAGCTGCGTTGAAGCTCGTAAGGACTAATTATTCTAATTCTTTTAAGAGGAATATTAATGAAATAATAAAAAGATTAGATTCAAATATTGATATTGATGAGATTCTAAATAAAGGAATGATGATATATAGAGTAAAAGATGATGGCAATGAGTATCATTTATCTATAGAAATAGCTAATACATACGACGATTCTTTACAATGCCTCATATTAAAAGATGTCACAGAAAAGATAAAATTGGGTGAGATTATTGAACAGAGTGAGAAGTACAATTTAATGGGGGGACTTGCCGCATCTTTGATACACGAGATAAAAAATTCCATTACATCTATTAAGGGCTTTTTACAGCTTATGCAGATGAAATATAAGGATAATCATACCTATTTTGAGTCGATGTTAAATGAATCAGATAGGATTATAGACCTTACAATGAGCTACCTTGGCGTTGTAAAAAATAGCAAAAGTGATGACAAAATTGATTTAAATGATGCAATAGAGAAATATATGTTGTTGATTGATGCAGAGGCCATTCAGCGCCATGTGAAGATTATAAAAGATTTAAATAATACACCGCTGATTAAGATGGATTACAATCAATTGAAACAAATCCTTTTAAATATTTTTCAAAATGCCCTTCAGGCGATAGACAAAGATGGTAAAATATATTTGACAACAAGATTTAATTCTTATATAAATAAGGTTATAATAAGAATAGCTGATAATGGCTGCGGAATAGACAAAAAAGATTTAAAAAAGGTTATGATGCCACTTTTTACAACCAAAAAAGACGGAACGGGGCTTGGCTTATCCGTCTGTAAAAACATACTTGACACATATGGTGGCAATATAAAAATTTTGAGTAAAAAAGGTGTTGGTACAATAGTAAAAATTTATTTACAACCATTAAAAGATTAA
- a CDS encoding formate--tetrahydrofolate ligase: MKTDIEIAQEAKMLPIGEVAKKIGIDDEYLEYYGKYKAKISSKIWDKIKENKDGKLILVTSINPTPAGEGKSTVTVGLGQALNRLGKKVAIALREPSLGPCMGIKGGAAGGGYSQVVPMEDINLHFTGDMHAITTAHNLLSAMIDNHIHQGNELNIDVRRITWKRAMDMNDRALREIVVGLGGKINGYPRQDGFIITVASEIMAILCLAKDLIDLKDRIGRIIIGYDKDGKPVTAKDLKADGAMTLLLKDAIKPNLVQTLENVPAFVHGGPFANIAHGCNSIMATKYGLKLADYLVTEAGFGADLGAEKFFDIKCRFGGLKPNAAVIVATIRALKMHGGLKKDDLKVEDIDALSKGIGNLVKQIENVKKYGIPVVVAINKFTFDTDREIAYIEEVCNNIGVEVALADVWGKGGNGGIDLAKKVIDACNMPSDFHNLYDADVPIKEKIDIIAKEIYGADGVVYTREALKDIKNIDELGLNDMPVCIAKTQYSLSDNPNLLGRPKGFNITVRELKISAGAGFIVAMTGDIMTMPGLPKHPAAERMNIDEEGKIVGLF; encoded by the coding sequence TTGAAGACAGACATTGAGATTGCACAGGAAGCTAAAATGTTGCCTATAGGAGAGGTAGCGAAAAAGATAGGCATTGATGATGAGTATTTAGAGTACTATGGTAAATACAAAGCAAAGATTTCATCAAAGATATGGGACAAAATTAAGGAAAATAAAGATGGGAAGCTAATTTTAGTCACATCTATAAATCCAACCCCTGCAGGTGAAGGCAAATCAACGGTTACTGTTGGACTCGGACAAGCATTAAATAGACTCGGTAAGAAAGTTGCAATTGCCTTAAGAGAGCCATCCCTAGGACCTTGCATGGGGATAAAGGGTGGTGCAGCAGGCGGTGGATATTCGCAGGTTGTACCGATGGAGGATATTAATCTGCACTTCACAGGTGATATGCATGCTATAACAACGGCACATAACCTTTTGTCAGCCATGATAGACAACCATATTCACCAAGGAAATGAGCTTAATATTGATGTAAGGCGGATAACATGGAAAAGGGCAATGGACATGAATGACAGGGCATTAAGAGAGATAGTTGTTGGGCTTGGTGGCAAAATAAACGGATACCCAAGGCAAGATGGTTTTATCATAACAGTTGCATCTGAAATAATGGCTATCTTATGTTTAGCAAAAGATTTGATAGATTTAAAAGATAGAATCGGCAGGATTATTATAGGCTATGATAAAGATGGGAAGCCAGTTACGGCAAAGGATTTAAAAGCCGATGGTGCTATGACGCTTCTTTTAAAAGATGCGATAAAGCCAAATCTTGTACAAACACTTGAAAATGTACCTGCTTTTGTACACGGTGGACCCTTTGCAAATATTGCACATGGTTGCAATAGCATTATGGCGACAAAATATGGGCTAAAACTTGCAGATTATCTTGTCACAGAGGCTGGTTTTGGTGCAGACCTTGGAGCTGAGAAATTTTTTGACATAAAATGTCGCTTTGGAGGATTAAAGCCTAATGCAGCAGTTATTGTAGCAACGATTAGGGCCCTTAAAATGCACGGCGGACTAAAAAAGGATGACTTGAAAGTAGAAGATATTGATGCATTGAGCAAAGGCATTGGCAATTTGGTAAAACAAATCGAAAATGTCAAAAAATATGGAATACCTGTAGTTGTTGCAATAAATAAATTTACATTTGATACTGACAGAGAAATAGCATATATCGAGGAAGTTTGCAATAATATCGGAGTTGAAGTAGCTCTTGCAGATGTATGGGGAAAAGGCGGCAATGGTGGGATTGATTTAGCAAAAAAGGTAATTGACGCTTGTAATATGCCATCGGATTTTCACAATTTATATGATGCCGATGTGCCAATTAAAGAAAAGATTGATATTATAGCGAAGGAAATATATGGCGCAGACGGTGTGGTATACACAAGGGAAGCACTTAAGGACATTAAAAATATAGATGAATTAGGACTTAATGACATGCCTGTATGTATAGCAAAGACCCAGTATTCTTTGTCAGATAATCCGAATCTTTTAGGAAGACCAAAAGGCTTTAATATAACTGTCAGAGAATTAAAAATCTCTGCAGGCGCGGGATTTATAGTTGCAATGACTGGGGATATCATGACGATGCCTGGACTTCCAAAACATCCTGCGGCAGAGAGAATGAATATCGATGAGGAGGGCAAAATAGTAGGCCTATTTTAA
- a CDS encoding DUF3870 domain-containing protein, whose protein sequence is MVEDKYFITGYAKLPDDITARELYTVLAVGLIVHSKSGIIEDADCTLATSAGKSFFKMAVIGKNIHNIDDIISIFEKQYFGQAKKAIIAALKMCNTKYCEIE, encoded by the coding sequence GTGGTTGAGGATAAATATTTTATTACAGGTTATGCAAAGCTTCCTGATGACATAACTGCAAGGGAGCTATATACAGTCTTGGCTGTCGGCCTTATTGTACATTCAAAAAGTGGAATTATAGAAGATGCCGATTGTACATTGGCGACAAGTGCTGGCAAATCTTTTTTCAAAATGGCTGTTATCGGTAAGAATATACACAATATCGATGATATTATATCAATATTTGAAAAACAATACTTTGGCCAAGCCAAAAAGGCAATAATAGCGGCATTGAAGATGTGCAACACAAAATATTGTGAGATAGAATAG
- a CDS encoding sodium ion-translocating decarboxylase subunit beta, translating to MIILKLLKSMLQSTGLVHLTAGNIFLILIGMVLIYLAIVKKYEPFLLLPIGFGCIVANLPSTDLLNTGGLINLFYLGVKKVIYPPLIFLGVGAMTDFGPMIANPSLMILGAFAHIGIFIALIGAKALGFTIQESSAIGIIGGADGPMAIYVTQKLAPYLMAQISVAAYSYMALMPLIQPPIMKLLTTKSERQIMMKQLRPVSKVEKIVFPIIITVIIDLLLPPIAPLITMLMLGNLLKESGVVDRLAKTASGEFMNVITILLGISIGSTMNAQTFLTIKTLMIILLGLVAFMTGTAGGILGAKLLNKLSGGKINPLIGSAGIASVPIAARVSHSVAIKENPYNFLIMHAMGPNLAGVFGTAIAGGIMLAMLGVH from the coding sequence ATGATAATATTAAAATTATTAAAATCTATGCTTCAATCGACTGGACTCGTACATCTTACAGCGGGAAATATATTTTTAATATTAATAGGCATGGTTCTTATTTATCTTGCAATAGTTAAGAAGTATGAGCCATTTTTACTTTTGCCTATCGGATTTGGATGTATTGTTGCAAATCTTCCTTCTACAGATTTATTGAATACCGGAGGATTAATAAACTTATTTTATCTTGGTGTTAAAAAGGTTATATATCCGCCCCTTATTTTCCTTGGCGTCGGTGCTATGACAGATTTCGGACCAATGATTGCAAATCCAAGCCTTATGATTTTAGGAGCTTTTGCACATATAGGGATATTTATCGCATTGATTGGCGCCAAAGCCCTTGGATTTACTATACAGGAATCAAGTGCTATCGGTATAATAGGCGGTGCAGATGGACCAATGGCAATATACGTAACACAGAAGCTTGCACCATACCTAATGGCACAGATATCTGTTGCGGCATATTCATACATGGCCTTGATGCCTTTGATTCAACCACCAATAATGAAATTATTGACAACAAAAAGTGAGAGACAGATAATGATGAAACAACTAAGGCCTGTTTCAAAGGTCGAGAAAATCGTCTTTCCGATCATTATTACTGTTATAATAGATTTGTTACTGCCACCTATTGCACCACTTATAACTATGCTTATGTTAGGAAATCTTTTAAAAGAATCTGGTGTTGTCGATAGACTTGCAAAGACTGCAAGCGGAGAATTCATGAACGTCATAACAATTTTATTAGGAATTTCTATTGGTTCAACTATGAATGCTCAAACATTTTTGACTATAAAGACTCTTATGATTATTTTGCTTGGACTTGTAGCATTTATGACGGGTACTGCTGGTGGTATACTAGGTGCAAAGTTATTAAATAAATTGTCAGGTGGGAAAATAAATCCACTGATAGGATCCGCAGGTATTGCATCTGTTCCGATTGCAGCAAGAGTATCACATTCTGTTGCTATAAAAGAAAATCCATACAACTTTCTTATAATGCATGCAATGGGGCCTAATCTTGCAGGTGTGTTTGGAACTGCCATTGCAGGTGGAATAATGTTAGCAATGTTAGGTGTACATTAA
- a CDS encoding carboxyl transferase domain-containing protein → MSIEDKIEDLRKRRDVVKAGGGETRIEKQHQKGKLTARERIEKLLDRDSFVEIDSYVEHRCYDFGMEKEKIPGEGVVTGYGTINGRLVYVYAQDFTVLGGSLGEYHAKKITKVMDMAIKMGAPLIGLNDSGGARIQEGVDALSGYGNIFLRNTLASGVIPQISVIMGPSAGGAVYSPALTDFIFMVDKTSQMFITGPQVIKTVTGEEVSAEDLGGSMTHSIKSGVAHFRAANDDECLNMVKTLLSYLPSNNLEDPPQYESNDDINRLSEKLMDIMPDNPNKPYDMKSVISEIVDDGVFFESQSLYAQNIITAFARLNGRTVGIIANQPKMLAGCLDINASDKAARFIRFCDAFNIPLLNIVDVPGFLPGTNQEYGGIIRHGAKMLYAYSEATVPKVTLIVRKAYGGSYLAMCSKDLGADIVLAWPTAEIAVMGPDGAANIVFKNEIKASSDPAKTREEKIEEYRNNFANPYRAAARGYVDDVIIPSETRPRLISAFDMLMSKRESRPAKKHGNFPV, encoded by the coding sequence ATGTCAATAGAAGACAAAATTGAAGACCTTCGTAAAAGAAGAGATGTTGTAAAGGCCGGAGGCGGTGAGACAAGAATAGAAAAGCAACATCAAAAGGGCAAACTTACCGCAAGAGAAAGAATAGAAAAGCTCTTAGATAGAGATAGTTTTGTAGAAATAGACTCATATGTCGAACATAGGTGTTATGACTTTGGTATGGAGAAGGAAAAGATTCCAGGTGAGGGTGTTGTAACAGGCTATGGGACAATAAATGGAAGGCTTGTCTATGTTTATGCACAGGACTTTACGGTTCTTGGCGGTTCCCTTGGCGAATACCATGCCAAAAAGATAACAAAAGTCATGGATATGGCAATAAAAATGGGAGCACCTTTAATTGGTTTGAACGATTCAGGTGGTGCGAGAATACAAGAAGGCGTTGATGCATTATCAGGTTATGGAAACATTTTTTTAAGAAACACTTTAGCTTCTGGCGTGATACCGCAGATATCGGTAATAATGGGACCTAGTGCTGGTGGTGCTGTTTATTCACCTGCCTTAACAGACTTTATATTCATGGTGGATAAGACGAGCCAGATGTTCATAACTGGTCCGCAGGTAATCAAGACAGTCACGGGTGAAGAAGTATCAGCAGAAGACCTTGGTGGATCCATGACACATAGCATAAAAAGTGGTGTTGCACATTTTAGAGCGGCCAATGATGATGAGTGTCTTAATATGGTAAAAACATTGTTAAGCTATTTACCATCAAATAATTTAGAGGATCCACCGCAATATGAATCAAATGATGATATAAATAGATTATCAGAAAAACTGATGGATATAATGCCGGATAATCCTAATAAGCCATATGATATGAAGAGTGTCATATCAGAAATAGTTGATGATGGAGTATTCTTTGAATCACAATCATTATATGCACAGAATATAATAACAGCATTTGCAAGGTTAAACGGCAGAACCGTAGGAATTATAGCAAATCAACCGAAGATGTTAGCTGGATGCCTTGACATAAACGCATCTGATAAAGCAGCAAGATTTATTAGGTTCTGTGATGCATTTAACATACCATTACTTAATATAGTTGATGTACCAGGATTCTTGCCTGGAACAAACCAAGAATACGGTGGCATTATAAGACATGGGGCAAAAATGCTTTATGCATACTCGGAAGCAACTGTGCCTAAGGTAACATTAATTGTTAGAAAAGCTTATGGCGGTTCATACCTTGCAATGTGTAGCAAAGATTTAGGTGCTGATATTGTATTAGCATGGCCAACAGCGGAAATAGCTGTTATGGGGCCTGATGGGGCTGCAAACATAGTATTCAAAAATGAGATAAAGGCATCTTCGGACCCAGCCAAAACTAGAGAGGAAAAGATCGAAGAGTATAGAAACAATTTCGCAAATCCATATAGGGCTGCAGCGAGGGGCTATGTTGATGATGTAATAATACCGTCGGAAACAAGACCACGCTTAATATCGGCATTTGACATGCTAATGAGCAAAAGGGAATCAAGGCCTGCAAAAAAACACGGAAACTTCCCTGTTTAA
- a CDS encoding OadG family protein, translating to MNTLNILLNGLIYTILGMTIVFIVLILHAYLAKSLKVFSGSKNENNNVSLPIDRPNSQYIRKPENEETISEEMENEEIVAVIEAAIYAAYKDVGSFKVKSIKRIQDNMPEWRKAGIFEQMNSR from the coding sequence ATGAATACGCTAAATATTTTACTTAATGGATTGATTTACACGATATTGGGAATGACAATAGTTTTTATAGTTTTAATTTTGCACGCATATTTGGCAAAAAGCCTTAAGGTGTTTTCTGGAAGCAAAAATGAAAATAATAATGTCAGTTTACCTATAGATAGACCAAATTCACAATATATTAGAAAGCCTGAAAATGAAGAGACGATAAGCGAAGAAATGGAAAATGAGGAGATTGTCGCGGTGATAGAAGCAGCGATTTATGCAGCATATAAAGATGTTGGCTCATTTAAGGTGAAGTCAATAAAAAGAATACAAGATAATATGCCAGAGTGGCGTAAAGCTGGTATATTTGAACAAATGAATTCAAGATAG
- a CDS encoding acetyl-CoA carboxylase biotin carboxyl carrier protein subunit: MKKFIVTVNGKRYDVEVEELKSDESNNKTSLEPKVEHKTNITDTTKHEAVKQPEKAQKQIEPLPEGASKINAPMPGTILDIKVSEGQFVKKGDVLLILEAMKMENEIMAPTDGTVATINVTIGTSVNTGDILITLK; encoded by the coding sequence ATGAAGAAGTTTATAGTTACTGTCAACGGAAAGCGATACGATGTTGAAGTCGAAGAATTAAAAAGCGATGAATCTAATAATAAAACAAGTCTTGAACCGAAAGTTGAACATAAGACCAATATAACTGATACAACAAAACATGAGGCTGTGAAACAGCCAGAAAAAGCTCAAAAACAGATTGAGCCTCTACCAGAAGGTGCAAGTAAGATAAATGCACCCATGCCTGGAACTATACTTGACATAAAGGTAAGCGAAGGACAATTTGTAAAAAAAGGTGATGTATTGTTGATCCTTGAAGCTATGAAGATGGAAAACGAGATTATGGCGCCAACTGATGGTACTGTAGCGACAATTAATGTAACAATAGGTACATCCGTAAATACAGGTGATATACTTATTACCTTAAAATGA
- a CDS encoding ECF transporter S component — protein sequence MISKLSIKQITVAGMLAAISIIMSTTPLGYIPLGIANATTMHIPTIIGAILEGPYVGTFIGLIFGVSSFVRQNTPLFADPIIAIVPRLLIGIVTYYIYKMTKSAGIAAAAGTLTNTVGVLGLAVLMRYLPLQAALLIVLKNTIFEIIIAVVLTTIVVKSVKKILK from the coding sequence ATGATATCGAAGCTTTCAATTAAGCAGATTACTGTTGCAGGTATGCTTGCAGCTATATCTATTATAATGTCAACGACACCACTAGGATATATACCGCTCGGGATTGCTAATGCAACTACCATGCACATACCTACAATAATAGGCGCTATTCTTGAAGGCCCTTATGTTGGTACGTTTATAGGTCTTATATTCGGTGTATCAAGCTTTGTAAGGCAAAATACTCCACTTTTTGCAGATCCAATTATAGCAATAGTTCCAAGACTTTTAATAGGTATCGTTACATATTATATTTATAAGATGACGAAAAGTGCAGGTATAGCAGCTGCAGCTGGAACACTTACAAATACCGTTGGCGTATTAGGACTTGCTGTACTTATGAGATATTTGCCACTTCAAGCTGCATTACTTATTGTATTAAAGAATACAATTTTTGAAATCATAATAGCTGTTGTTCTTACAACAATTGTCGTTAAATCTGTAAAGAAAATATTAAAGTAA
- a CDS encoding type III pantothenate kinase, protein MLLVYDVGNTNIVLGVYDGRKLVYSFRIATDKAKTSDEYGILIKQILEYKDIHLKDINAAIISSVVPPIMHTLEAMTIKYFNVYPIIVGPGIKTGINIKYDNPREVGADRIVNAVAAYELYGGPVIIIDFGTATTFCAVSKNCEYLGGAIAPGLIISADALFQRTAKLPKIELIKPDKVICKNTVESMQAGIIYGHAGMVEYIVGRMKDEYAKDAYVVATGGLAKLISQEAKVIDTVNDMLTMEGLRIIYERNIE, encoded by the coding sequence GTGCTCTTAGTTTATGATGTAGGAAATACAAATATTGTACTTGGCGTGTACGATGGCAGAAAATTAGTTTATTCATTTAGAATCGCAACAGATAAAGCAAAGACATCTGACGAATATGGCATCCTTATTAAGCAAATTTTAGAATACAAAGATATACATTTAAAAGACATCAATGCCGCCATAATATCCTCTGTCGTCCCACCGATTATGCATACACTTGAAGCCATGACAATAAAATATTTTAATGTATATCCAATTATAGTAGGACCAGGCATAAAAACGGGAATAAATATAAAGTATGACAACCCGAGGGAAGTTGGTGCAGATAGGATAGTAAATGCCGTTGCTGCATATGAACTTTATGGTGGTCCTGTCATCATTATCGACTTTGGAACAGCTACTACTTTTTGTGCCGTATCGAAAAATTGTGAATACTTAGGCGGCGCTATAGCACCGGGACTTATAATTTCAGCAGATGCATTGTTTCAGAGGACGGCGAAGCTTCCAAAGATAGAGTTAATAAAACCAGATAAGGTCATTTGCAAAAACACCGTTGAGAGCATGCAAGCAGGCATAATATACGGGCATGCAGGTATGGTTGAATATATCGTTGGAAGAATGAAAGATGAGTATGCCAAAGACGCTTATGTTGTTGCAACAGGTGGCCTCGCAAAGCTTATATCACAGGAGGCAAAAGTTATAGATACTGTTAATGATATGCTTACAATGGAAGGCTTAAGGATTATATATGAGAGAAATATTGAATGA